The bacterium region CCAGGTACCGCTCCACCGCGGCCACAAGCCCGGCGATCTCCTCCTTGCCGGCCTTCATCGGCCGCCCGATCCGCTGATTCGGGTTGCTGTGAAGACGGCAGGCGCGGACGAGGTCCTCCCGCCCGAGGACGAGCCCGGTGGCCTGCGGCCCGCGGAGATCCTTCCCCCCGCTGAAGACGACGAGCGACGCCCCCTGCTGGACGAACCGCCAGAGGTTTTCAACCGGAGGCAGTTCGGCTGCCGCGTCGACGAGCACCGGGATCCCGGCGCGCGAGGCGATCTCCACGACCTCGGCGAACGGGAGCGAGCCCCGCGCTTCCGCGAACTCGGCGATGTAGGCGACCGCCACGACATCCGCATCGAGCGCGGCCGCAAGTTCCCAGGGTTCGGTCCGATCCGCGCCGCCAAACTCCCGCAGGTCGGCGCCCGGCAGACGCAGGCATTGATCGTACCGGTTCCGCTGCGCCCGATGGATCACGATCGCGTGCGGGAGCCCGGTCGTGTCCGGGAGCTTGGCCATTCTCCCCGGGTCGTCCCCGGCCAGGCAGGCGGCCGACGCCAGGGCCAGCCCCGCGGCGGCCCCGCTGGACACGAACGCCGCCGGCACGCCGAGCAGCGATGCGAGGTGCGCGCCGGCGCGCTCGTGCAGGTCCTCCAGATCCACAAAGGCCCCCGCGGCCGCGGCCATCGCGTCGCGCACTTCCGCCGGCATCAGCGACCCGCCGACCCGCGTCAGGGTTCCCCAGGCGTTGATCAACGGGCGCACGCCGAGCGAGCGGTACGGATCCTCGACGCGCCACAGGCCATCGCTCAGCACGCCGCACTCTTCATCGCCGCAAGGAGGTTTTTCCTGCAACAGGCGCAAGAGTAGCCCGAGATGTCCGGACCGATCCTGGCCCTCGATGCCGGCACCACCGCGTGCAAGGGAGTCCTGGCCCGTGACGACGGGACTCCGGAATCCCTGGCGGTGCTCCCGTACGCCGCTGGAGATCCCACCCGCGATCCCGCGGTATGGTGGGAGACGCTGTCGCGGGTCGTCGAGCAGGTATGCGCGGCCGCGGCCCCCCCTCCCGGCGCCGTCGCGCTGTGTGGCCGCGGCGGCGGCCTGGCCTGCCTCGACGACGGCGGCACGCCCGTCCCCCTCCCCTGGAGCACGATCCTGGAGGGCGCGCGCGCGCGCCCCATCGACGCGCCCGCCCACCAGCGACTGGCGTCGTGGGGTGCGATCTACGCCGAGGCGCAGGTCCGCGCACCGGCCGCCGCCTCCCGCATCGCGCGCCTCTGCGGAGTGAAGGACTACCTCAACTACCGGTTGACGGGCGTGTGGGCGACGGACGCGTCGAGCGCCGGATGCCGCGAGTGGCCTCGGGATCTCGCGCCCTTCGGGCTTCGGGCCGGCATGCTCCCGCCGATCCGGCCGGGGACGGAGCGGCTCGGCCCGCTCAGCGGCGGCGCGGGGTTGCCGCTCCCGGCGGGAATCCCGGTCTGCGTCGGCGGGCACGACGGCGTCTGCGCCAATCTCGGCGCGGGTCGGCTGGACGTCGGAGACGGCTGCATCACGCTCGCCACAAACGGCGTGGTTCGGGTCAACACGCGCATCCCGGTCTACCCCACCCCTCGGTTCCACACCTTCACCTACCCGTACCTCGGCGAGATGTGGACGAGCGGCGGAGACGTCCCGGCCGGCGGATCCGCCGTGGGGTGGGCCGCCCGGTTGCTCGGCGTGCACGACGGAAACCCCCTCACCACCGAGGCCGCGCTGCGGCGGTTCGATGCGCTGGCCGCGGGGGCCCCGCCGGCGGCGCGCGGCCTCCTGTTTCTTCCCTACCTCCGCGGCGCCCTCAGCCCGGCGAGAGACTTGGATCGCCGGGGGGCGTTCCTGCACCTCGACCTCCGGCACGGGCGGGAGGACGCGGCGCGGGCCGTGCTGGAGGGGGTCGCCTTCGCGCTGCGGCACATTCGCGATGCCCTCGAACGCTCGGGGCAGGCGATCGGACAGTTGTGCGTGACGGGGGGTGGGAGCCGCAGCCGCGTCTGGACGCAGATCGTCGCCAGCGTCCTCGATCAGCCGCTCTGCTTCGTCGAGCCGGAGGCCTCCGCGCGGGGCGCCGCCCTCCTCGCCGCGGTGGGGCTGGGGCGCTTCCCCACGATCGCCGCCGCGGCGGAAGCGATGGTCCGCGGCGCGGGCACCGTCGACCCCGACCCGACCTGGACCGCCGTCTACCGAGACGCCTACGCGCGTTACCTCGACGCGGCGACCAGCTGATTCCGGAAAAATCGTTCCGGTCGGGTTCCTCGCTGACACTTCCTGCGAGTGCCGTGGGGTGGCGGGTTTACCGCGTACGCCGGCTGTGCGTAGACCTTGTGGAGGTGCTCACAGGGCCTGT contains the following coding sequences:
- a CDS encoding aminotransferase class V-fold PLP-dependent enzyme translates to MLSDGLWRVEDPYRSLGVRPLINAWGTLTRVGGSLMPAEVRDAMAAAAGAFVDLEDLHERAGAHLASLLGVPAAFVSSGAAAGLALASAACLAGDDPGRMAKLPDTTGLPHAIVIHRAQRNRYDQCLRLPGADLREFGGADRTEPWELAAALDADVVAVAYIAEFAEARGSLPFAEVVEIASRAGIPVLVDAAAELPPVENLWRFVQQGASLVVFSGGKDLRGPQATGLVLGREDLVRACRLHSNPNQRIGRPMKAGKEEIAGLVAAVERYLALDHAAEMARWESQVAFLLNALGDLPAASARRMCPAEPGIQPVGIPRVYIDLRPGAPAKEEVIGALREGDPAIVVGEHRAGLVLNPQTLQPGEEAIVASRLVDILSRVQTRG
- a CDS encoding FGGY-family carbohydrate kinase; this encodes MSGPILALDAGTTACKGVLARDDGTPESLAVLPYAAGDPTRDPAVWWETLSRVVEQVCAAAAPPPGAVALCGRGGGLACLDDGGTPVPLPWSTILEGARARPIDAPAHQRLASWGAIYAEAQVRAPAAASRIARLCGVKDYLNYRLTGVWATDASSAGCREWPRDLAPFGLRAGMLPPIRPGTERLGPLSGGAGLPLPAGIPVCVGGHDGVCANLGAGRLDVGDGCITLATNGVVRVNTRIPVYPTPRFHTFTYPYLGEMWTSGGDVPAGGSAVGWAARLLGVHDGNPLTTEAALRRFDALAAGAPPAARGLLFLPYLRGALSPARDLDRRGAFLHLDLRHGREDAARAVLEGVAFALRHIRDALERSGQAIGQLCVTGGGSRSRVWTQIVASVLDQPLCFVEPEASARGAALLAAVGLGRFPTIAAAAEAMVRGAGTVDPDPTWTAVYRDAYARYLDAATS